A DNA window from Augochlora pura isolate Apur16 chromosome 9, APUR_v2.2.1, whole genome shotgun sequence contains the following coding sequences:
- the Impe1 gene encoding ecdysone-inducible gene E1, translating to MSKHAWITLDPGSVSFARILASKPSRSINRGNNTIARSCRTVDKPGTMLRNRGTIFFPWIAIYCLGVVAMSSSATGSSNLGDRCTANEDCIAGSHCRLGTCRCTPYFAQYNETLCLEATLLGEECFVDEQCSLKVANSGCVDGLCGCKHGFLQFRRHTCLGPAKLGEVCYNHAHCRLWQESSHCDFLIPDLFGRCRCTAPMRRENDVCKPDNLIRPPLLRDQSISTETATIEEDRISVSEDHRRVEPGDPVPWPNSLDDSQENSTMPADNEDDDTIVVEAVEDEESSTTLKSIADWDLDLEKAAEKADRHEPNAAMPISLGLDCVSNLECRLADPNSRCIDGVCDCGFQGNSTCTARKRGCASGTFQCRSSGACISWFFVCDGRSDCPDGSDERCSDPETECPSVAFRCGKSGTCVSRATVCNGVRDCPHGEDEIGCNDRRKCPEGAFRCNNGQCLPAYEFCNAVVSCRDGSDEPRGACRTRNRGRVSVRYCPFACDNGRCRSDAIACSGRDGCGDGSDEKRCSVCECPRLP from the exons ATGTCGAAGCACGCGTGGATAACGCTTGATCCAGGATCGGTCTCGTTCGCGCGGATCCTCGCGAGCAAGCCGAGCAGGTCCATTAACCGTGGGAACAACACGATCGCGAGATCGTGTCGCACGGTCGACAAACCAGGCACGATGCTCCGAAATCGTGGCACGATTTTCTTTCCATGGATCGCGATCTACTGTTTG GGCGTCGTCGCGATGTCTTCCTCGGCGACCGGAAGCAGCAACCTGGGCGACCGATGCACCGCGAACGAGGACTGCATAGCCGGCAGCCACTGTCGCCTCGGTACCTGTCGCTGTACACCGTACTTTGCTCAATACAACGAAACGCTGTGCCTCGAGG CGACGCTGTTGGGCGAGGAATGCTTCGTGGACGAGCAGTGTTCGCTGAAGGTGGCCAACAGCGGCTGCGTCGACGGACTTTGCGGTTGCAAGCATGGTTTCCTGCAGTTCCGTCGTCATACTTGTCTGGGAC CGGCGAAGCTTGGCGAGGTCTGCTACAATCATGCTCACTGCAGACTGTGGCAGGAGAGCTCACACTGTGATTTCCTGATTCCTGATTTATTTGGCCGGTGTCGATGCACCGCGCCGATGCGACGCGAGAACGACGTTTGCAAGCCAGATAATTTGATCAGACCGCCCCTGCTGCGCGACCAATCAATCTCGACGGAAACGGCCACGATCGAGGAGGATCGCATCTCCGTGTCCGAGGATCATCGACGAGTGGAACCAG GCGATCCGGTTCCTTGGCCGAACTCGTTGGACGATTCGCAAGAGAATTCGACGATGCCGGCTGACAATGAGGACGACGATACCATCGTTGTAGAAGCGGTCGAAGATGAGGAATCATCGACGACGCTCAAGTCGATTGCCGATTGGGATTtgg ACCTAGAAAAAGCAGCCGAGAAAGCGGACCGCCACGAGCCAAACGCTGCAATGCCCATCAGCTTGGGTCTCGATTGCGTCTCGAATCTCGAGTGTCGGCTCGCTGATCCTAATTCAAG GTGCATCGACGGCGTCTGCGACTGCGGGTTCCAAGGGAACTCGACTTGCACCGCGAGAAAGAGGGGCTGCGCGTCGGGCACCTTTCAGTGTAGAAGTTCCGGTGCCTGCATCAGCTGGTTTTTCGTTTGCGACGGTCGATCAGACTGCCCTGACGGATCTGACGAGCGATGTTCCGACCCGGAAACAGAGTGTCCATCCGTAGCCTTCCGATGCGGGAAAAGCGGCACTTGCGTGTCGAGGGCGACCGTCTGCAACGGCGTTCGAGATTGTCCCCACGGCGAGGACGAGATCGGCTGCAACGACAGACGAA AATGTCCGGAGGGTGCGTTCAGGTGCAACAACGGCCAGTGTCTGCCGGCCTATGAATTCTGCAACGCGGTGGTGTCCTGTCGAGACGGCAGCGACGAGCCGAGAGGAGCATGCCGGACGCGGAATCGTGGAAGAGTCTCTGTAAGATATTGTCCGTTCGCTTGCGATAACGGCAGATGCAGATCGGATGCAATCGCGTGCAGCGGCCGCGACGGTTGCGGGGACGGTTCCGACGAGAAACGTTGTTCCGTTTGCG AATGCCCCCGACTTCCTTAG
- the LOC144474713 gene encoding carbohydrate sulfotransferase 11 translates to MPIAKVTELESQTNIRPCFLKVKCLHIFSNMFLGLHRQLTLVKLITIVAIIFVSLIFLLNFLHNSCLQTSKHLKFVNYIDSKYYKHYDPVRNKTPTTTLTTKEMENIRLQLNNRKVELETYCKNIVRPVTNIDNVLSNMIIDTVHAISWCPIYKAASSTWMKHFATLGGVLTETAMELIRRDILQINTIVRKAFPRDRDMKKAYQKLNKTMKFLIVRHPFERLVSAYRDKLEHIQGRDYYYKRFGRHIAHRYHKYRQPNETKLEPTFTEFLHFIVEEKYFDEHWAPFIDTCEPCLIKYNYILKFDTFDRDQQFLIQELGLGSYLYEKSDLKNINPRGVTTTALVKEYMQNVPRSLLDEINKVYENDFKLFSYLPL, encoded by the exons ATGCCAATAGCAAAAGTGACGGAACTCGAAAGCCAAACGAACATACGTCCATGTTTTTTAAAAGTGAAGTGTCTacatatatttagtaatatgtTCTTAGGACTACAT aGGCAGCTTACATTAGTGAAACTGATTACAATAGTAGCTATAATATTTGTGTCATTGATATTCTTACTGAATTTCTTGCACAACTCCTGTTTACAAACAAGTAAACATTTGAAGTTTGTGAATTACATtgacagtaaatattacaaacattATGATCCCGTCAGAAATAAAACTCCTACAACCACTTTGACAACGAAAGAAATGGAGAACATAAGACTTCAATTGAACAACAGAAAAGTTGAATTGGAAAcgtattgcaaaaatatcgtGAGACCAGTGACGAATATAGACAATGTATTGTCCAACATGATCATCGATAC AGTGCACGCGATATCATGGTGCCCCATATACAAAGCTGCAAGTTCTACGTGGATGAAGCATTTTGCTACACTCGGAGGAGTGTTAACGGAAACAGCTATGGAATTGATCCGCCGagatattttgcaaattaatacTATTGTCAGAAAAGCGTTCCCACGTGACAGAGACATGAAAAAAGCATATCAA aagctgaataaaacaatgaaatttctgaTCGTTCGACATCCGTTTGAACGTCTTGTATCTGCATACAGAGATAAATTAGAACATATACAGGGAAGagattattactataaaagaTTTGGTCGTCATATTGCGCACAGATATCACAAATATAGACAAccaaacgaaacgaaattagAGCCCACATTTACAGAATTTCTGCATTTCATTGtagaagagaaatattttgacGAGCATTGGGCACCGTTCATCGACACGTGCGAGccttgtttaattaaatataattacatctTGAAATTCGATACTTTCGACAGAGATCAACAGTTTTTGATACAAGAACTAGGTTTAGGCAGTTATTTGTATGAAAAGAGTGATTTGAAAAACATAAATCCACGAGGAGTAACAACCACTGCTCTAGTTAAAGAATACATGCAGAATGTTCCTCGATCGTTGctcgacgaaattaataagGTTTACGAAAACGactttaaattgttttcttatttacCTCTGTGA